A window from Triticum aestivum cultivar Chinese Spring chromosome 6D, IWGSC CS RefSeq v2.1, whole genome shotgun sequence encodes these proteins:
- the LOC123143857 gene encoding tyrosine-sulfated glycopeptide receptor 1-like: MQTLHFSNWGHSKILHIPSLALVLLVCLVSPTSSCTEQEKASLLQFLSGLSQDGGLAASWQHGMDCCQWEGITCGQDRTITDVLLASKGLEGHISESLGNLTGLQHLNLSHNSLSGGLPLELVLSSSILVLDISYNQFNGTLPELPASTTAGPLKVLNISSNFFTGQFPSTAWKGMEDLVALNASNNRFTGQISTHFCSTSPSISVLDLSFNRFSGSLPQGLGDCSKMIELRAGYNDLSGTIPDELFIATSLEYLSLSNNHLHGVLEDAHIFNLRNLSTLDLGENNFSGKIPDSIGQLKKLQELHLNNNNMSGELPSAVSNCINLIIIDLKSNNFSGELANVNFSNLLNLKTLDLLYNNFTGKVPESIYSCSNLTALRLSGNKLHGQLSPRIGDLKYLTFLSLGKNSFENIKNALHILQSCKNLTTLLIGQNFIGEHMPADEKIEGFEKLQVLDIGGCPLFGKIPLWISNLANLEVLVLSDNQLTGSIPAWIKALKHLFYLDIRNNTLTGEIPTILMDMPTLMSEKTEAHLDPRLFELPIYKSPSLQYRIPIAFPKVLDLSNNKFTGEIPLEIGQLKALLSLNFSFNYLTGQIPQSICNLTNLLVLDLSNNNLTGAIPGALNSLNFLSAFNISNNDLEGPIPSGGQFNTFPNSSFDANPKLCGSMLTHKCASASTPLVSQNHRNKKVIFAITFSVFFGGIAILLLLGRLLVSIRAKGLNAETRRDNDGDAEATSVYCSSEQTLVVIRMPQFKGGKKMLKFNDILKATNNFHKDNIIGCGGFGLVYKAELPDGSKLAIKKLNGEMCLMEREFSAEVDALSMAQHENLVPLWGYCIQGNSRLLVYSYMENGSLDDWLHNRYDDASSYFDWPTRLKIAQGASLGLSYIHDVCKPQIVHRDIKSSNILLDKEFKAYVADFGLARLIVPNRTHVTTELVGTMGYIPPEYGQAWVATLRGDIYSFGVVLLELLTGMRPVSVLSTSKELVPWVLQMRSEGKQIDVLDPTLRGTGYEDQILKVLETACKCVDHNQFRRPAMMQVVSCLASIDDDLQI; encoded by the coding sequence ATGCAGACACTCCATTTCTCCAACTGGGGACACAGCAAGATATTGCACATACCTTCCCTTGCTCTTGTGCTGTTGGTCTGCTTGGTCTCTCCTACGAGTTCCTGCACGGAGCAGGAGAAGGCCTCCCTTCTCCAGTTCCTCTCCGGGCTTTCACAAGACGGTGGCCTCGCTGCGTCCTGGCAGCATGGCATGGATTGCTGCCAGTGGGAAGGGATCACCTGCGGGCAAGATAGGACGATCACCGATGTCTTGCTGGCTTCAAAGGGCCTTGAGGGGCACATCTCAGAGTCCCTTGGGAACCTAACTGGGCTGCAGCACCTTAACCTCTCCCACAATTCACTCTCCGGTGGTCTGCCACTGGAACTGGTATTGTCCAGCAGCATCCTTGTCCTTGACATCAGCTATAATCAGTTCAACGGAACACTGCCAGAGCTGCCAGCTTCGACCACTGCCGGACCACTCAAGGTACTCAACATCTCAAGCAACTTCTTTACAGGACAGTTCCCATCCACCGCATGGAAGGGAATGGAGGATCTGGTCGCGCTCAATGCCAGCAACAACAGATTTACTGGGCAGATATCAACTCATTTCTGTAGCACCTCCCCATCCATCTCCGTGCTTGATTTGTCTTTCAACCGCTTCAGTGGCAGCCTCCCCCAAGGCCTTGGTGATTGTTCAAAGATGATAGAGCTCAGGGCCGGGTACAACGACCTCAGTGGAACTATCCCAGATGAACTCTTCATTGCTACTTCGTTGGAATACCTGTCTCTTTCTAACAATCATTTGCATGGGGTTCTTGAAGATGCACACATATTTAACCTCAGAAATCTGTCTACCCTTGATCTTGGAGAGAACAATTTCAGTGGCAAGATTCCAGATTCCATAGGCCAGCTCAAGAAATTGCAGGAGCTCCATTTGAACAACAACAATATGTCAGGGGAGCTGCCATCGGCAGTGAGCAATTGCATAAATCTGATAATAATTGACCTCAAGAGCAACAATTTCAGTGGAGAACTTGCCAATGTGAATTTCTCCAACCTGCTCAACCTAAAAACTTTAGACCTTCTGTACAACAACTTCACCGGGAAAGTTCCAGAAAGCATATACTCTTGCAGCAACCTGACTGCACTGCGGTTATCTGGCAACAAATTACATGGGCAGCTTTCACCACGAATAGGTGATCTGAAGTACCTCACCTTCCTGTCACTTGGTAAAAATTCTTTTGAAAACATAAAAAATGCACTTCACATCCTTCAGAGCTGCAAGAACCTTACCACCTTGCTTATAGGGCAGAATTTCATAGGAGAGCACATGCCAGCGGATGAGAAAATTGAAGGTTTTGAGAAACTTCAGGTTTTGGACATCGGAGGATGCCCATTGTTTGGAAAAATACCTCTTTGGATATCAAATCTAGCAAATTTAGAGGTATTAGTCTTATCCGACAATCAACTCACTGGATCAATACCAGCCTGGATCAAAGCCCTAAAGCACCTCTTCTATCTAGACATAAGAAACAACACCCTCACAGGGGAAATTCCAACAATATTGATGGATATGCCAACACTAATGTCAGAGAAGACAGAAGCTCATTTGGACCCCAGGCTCTTCGAGTTGCCTATTTATAAGAGCCCATCACTCCAATACCGCATACCCATTGCTTTCCCTAAAGTGCTGGATCTAAGCAACAATAAATTCACTGGTGAGATACCTCTGGAGATTGGTCAGTTGAAAGCTCTCCTTTCACTCAATTTTAGCTTCAACTACTTGACAGGACAGATTCCACAATCAATATGCAATTTAACAAACCTGCTGGTGCTAGACCTTTCCAACAACAATCTTACAGGTGCAATACCAGGTGCATTGAATAGCCTGAACTTCCTTTCAGCATTCAACATTTCTAACAATGACCTGGAAGGGCCTATTCCATCTGGAGGGCAGTTTAATACATTTCCGAATTCTAGTTTTGATGCGAATCCAAAGTTGTGTGGCTCTATGCTCACTCACAAATGCGCATCAGCTTCAACACCTCTAGTCTCCCAAAATCACAGAAATAAGAAGGTTATTTTTGCAATCACATTTAGTGTGTTCTTTGGAGGCATTGCAATTCTTTTGTTGCTCGGGCGTCTCCTCGTCTCAATCAGGGCCAAGGGTTTAAATGCAGAAACTAGAAGGGATAATGATGGAGATGCTGAAGCAACTTCAGTCTACTGCAGCTCAGAACAAACATTAGTAGTGATAAGGATGCCACAATTCAAGGGAGGAAAAAAAATGCTCAAATTCAATGACATTTTGAAAGCTACGAACAACTTTCACAAGGACAACATCATTGGATGTGGAGGGTTCGGATTAGTCTACAAGGCAGAGCTACCTGATGGTTCCAAGCTAGCAATTAAAAAGCTCAATGGTGAAATGTGTCTGATGGAAAGGGAGTTCAGTGCAGAGGTCGATGCTCTATCCATGGCACAACATGAAAATCTTGTACCGCTGTGGGGTTACTGCATCCAGGGAAACTCAAGGCTCCTCGTATATTCCTACATGGAGAATGGCAGCCTGGATGATTGGCTTCATAACAGATATGACGATGCTAGCTCATATTTTGACTGGCCAACTCGGCTCAAGATCGCGCAAGGAGCAAGCCTGGGCCTTTCTTATATCCATGATGTCTGCAAGCCTCAGATTGTCCACCGTGACATCAAATCCAGTAACATCCTACTGGACAAAGAATTTAAAGCTTATGTTGCTGATTTTGGGCTAGCCAGATTGATTGTTCCCAACAGAACTCATGTTACAACTGAGTTGGTCGGCACTATGGGTTACATTCCCCCTGAGTATGGGCAAGCATGGGTTGCTACGTTGAGAGGTGATATATACAGTTTTGGAGTAGTCCTGCTTGAGCTGCTCactggaatgcgacctgtttcagTCCTATCTACATCAAAAGAACTTGTCCCATGGGTTCTACAGATGAGGTCTGAGGGCAAGCAGATCGACGTCTTGGATCCAACACTTAGAGGAACAGGGTATGAAGATCAAATTCTGAAGGTGCTTGAAACCGCTTGCAAGTGTGTCGATCATAATCAATTCAGGAGGCCAGCTATGATGCAAGTAGTCTCCTGCCTGGCCAGTATAGACGATGACCTACAGATATAA
- the LOC123143856 gene encoding tyrosine-sulfated glycopeptide receptor 1-like: MQTLHFSNKKCSKILGIPSFGLALVLLVCLATPTSCCTEQEKGALLQFLAELSQDAGLSASWRNGTGCCKWEGITCSQDKTVINVLLPSKGLEGHISQSLGNLTGLQYLDLSDNSLSGGLPLGLVSSSSIKTLDVSFNQLNGTLQELLSSSTPGRPLQVLNISSNLFAGQFPSTTWKAMENLIALNASNNSFTGQIPTQLCSTLPSLEVLDLCFNKFRGSVPPGLGDCSKLRELRAGYNNLSGRLPDELFNATSLEYLSFANNGLYGVLDNNRIVNLRNLVTLDLGGNQFSGKIPDYIGQFKRLEEFHLNNNNMSGELPYALSNCTNLVTIDLKSNKLSGELSNVNFSKLPNLRTLDLWSNNFTGTVPESMYSCSNLTALRLANNKLYGHLSSRIGNLKHLSFLSLGKNNFTNIANALQILKSSKNLTTLLISFNFKGEFMPEDDRIGGFENLQVLDMDGCQLSGKIPLWISRLTQLKMLILRSNQLTGPIPDWINSLSRLFYIDVSNNTLTGEIPLTFTEMPMLKSTDNTTHLDPRVFELPVYTGPSLQYRVVTSFPTMLNLSNNKFTGVIPPQIGQLNLLAVLDFSFNKLSGQIPQSICNLTNLQVLELSSNNLTGAIPAALNTLNFLSEFNISNNDLEGPIPSGGQFNTFQNSSFNGNPKLCGSMLTHKCGKDSISQSSRKKRDKKAVFAIAFGVFFGGIAILLLLARLLVSIRQKGFTGKNRRESNGDVEEPSFYSSSEQTLVVVRIAQGKGVENKLKFADILKATNNFDKANIIGCGGHGLVYKAELSDGSKLAIKKLNGEMCLMEREFSAEVDALSRAQHENLVPLWGYCVQGNSRFLVYSYLENGSLDDWLHNRDDGASSLLDWPTRLKIAQGASLGLSYIHDACNPQIVHRDIKSGNILLDKEFKAYVADFGLARLILPNNTHVTTELVGTMGYIPPEYGQAWVATLRGDIYSFGVVLLELLTGRRPVSVFCTPKELVPWVLQMRSDGKQIEVLDPTLRGTGYEEQMLKVLEAACKCVDHNQFRRPTIMEVVSCLSSINADPEMQRSANI, translated from the coding sequence ATGCAGACACTCCATTTCTCCAACAAGAAATGCAGCAAAATATTAGGCATACCTTCCTTTGGCCTTGCTCTTGTGCTGCTGGTCTGCTTGGCCACTCCTACCAGTTGCTGCACCGAGCAGGAGAAGGGCGCCCTTCTCCAGTTCCTCGCCGAGCTCTCACAAGATGCTGGCCTCTCTGCGTCGTGGCGGAATGGCACGGGTTGCTGCAAGTGGGAAGGGATCACCTGCAGTCAAGATAAGACGGTCATCAATGTCTTGCTGCCTTCGAAGGGCCTCGAGGGGCACATCTCACAATCCCTTGGAAACCTAACCGGGCTGCAGTACCTTGATCTCTCTGACAACTCGCTGTCCGGTGGTCTGCCGCTGGGATTGGTGTCGTCCAGCAGCATCAAAACACTTGATGTTAGCTTTAACCAGCTCAACGGGACACTCCAAGAGCTGCTGTCATCTTCAACCCCTGGCAGGCCTCTGCAGGTACTAAACATCTCAAGCAACTTATTTGCAGGGCAGTTTCCATCCACCACATGGAAAGCAATGGAGAATCTGATCGCACTCAATGCCAGCAATAACAGCTTTACTGGGCAGATACCAACTCAATTATGTAGCACCTTGCCATCCCTCGAGGTGCTTGATCTGTGTTTCAACAAATTCAGAGGCAGCGTACCCCCAGGACTTGGTGATTGCTCCAAGCTAAGAGAGCTCAGGGCCGGGTATAACAACCTCAGTGGAAGACTCCCAGATGAACTATTCAATGCAACCTCGTTGGAATACCTGTCTTTTGCAAACAATGGTTTATATGGAGTTCTTGATAACAATCGCATAGTCAACCTCAGAAATCTCGTAACCCTTGATCTTGGAGGGAACCAATTCAGTGGAAAGATTCCAGATTATATAGGTCAATTCAAGAGACTGGAGGAGTTCCATTTGAACAACAACAACATGTCAGGGGAGCTGCCATATGCTCTGAGCAACTGCACAAATCTCGTAACAATTGACCTCAAGAGCAACAAACTCAGTGGAGAACTTAGCAATGTCAATTTCTCCAAGCTGCCCAATCTAAGAACTTTAGATCTTTGGTCCAACAACTTCACCGGTACAGTTCCAGAAAGTATGTACTCATGCAGTAACCTGACTGCGCTGCGGCTAGCTAACAACAAATTGTATGGGCATCTCTCATCGAGAATAGGCAATCTGAAGCACCTGTCCTTCTTGTCACTTGGTAAAAACAATTTCACAAACATCGCAAATGCGCTTCAGATCCTTAAGAGCAGCAAGAACCTTACCACCCTGCTTATTTCGTTCAATTTCAAGGGAGAGTTCATGCCAGAGGATGACAGAATTGGTGGTTTTGAGAATCTTCAGGTGTTGGACATGGATGGTTGCCAATTATCTGGAAAAATACCTCTATGGATATCAAGATTGACACAACTGAAGATGTTAATTTTAAGAAGCAATCAACTCACTGGACCAATACCGGACTGGATCAACTCCTTAAGCCGTCTCTTCTATATAGATGTGTCAAACAACACTCTTACAGGAGAAATCCCCTTAACATTCACGGAGATGCCAATGCTAAAATCAACTGACAACACTACTCATTTGGACCCAAGGGTCTTTGAGCTGCCTGTTTATACTGGCCCATCACTTCAATACCGTGTGGTTACATCTTTCCCAACAATGTTGAATCTAAGCAACAACAAATTCACAGGTGTGATCCCCCCACAGATTGGTCAGTTGAACTTGCTTGCTGTACTTGATTTCAGCTTCAACAAGTTATCTGGACAGATCCCCCAATCGATTTGCAACCTCACGAACTTGCAGGTGCTAGAGTTGTCCAGCAACAATCTCACAGGTGCTATCCCAGCTGCACTGAACACCCTGAACTTCCTTTCAGAATTCAACATTTCAAACAATGACCTAGAAGGACCTATTCCATCTGGAGGCCAGTTTAATACATTTCAGAATTCTAGTTTCAATGGGAATCCAAAGCTGTGTGGCTCTATGCTCACTCACAAATGCGGTAAAGATTCAATATCTCAATCCTCCAGAAAAAAACGAGACAAGAAAGCTGTTTTTGCAATTGCATTTGGCGTGTTCTTCGGAGGCATTGCTATTCTTTTGTTGCTGGCGCGTCTCCTTGTCTCAATTAGGCAGAAGGGTTTTACAGGAAAAAATAGAAGGGAAAGTAATGGAGATGTTGAAGAACCTTCATTCTACTCCAGTTCAGAGCAAACATTAGTTGTGGTGCGGATAGCACAAGGCAAGGGAGTAGAAAACAAGCTCAAATTCGCTGACATTTTGAAAGCTACGAACAACTTTGATAAGGCGAACATCATTGGATGTGGAGGTCATGGATTAGTCTACAAGGCAGAGCTATCTGATGGCTCCAAGCTGGCAATCAAAAAGCTCAATGGTGAAATGTGTCTAATGGAAAGGGAGTTCAGTGCAGAGGTTGATGCACTCTCCAGGGCACAACATGAAAATCTTGTACCACTGTGGGGTTACTGCGTCCAGGGAAACTCAAGGTTTCTCGTATATTCCTACTTGGAGAATGGAAGCCTGGATGATTGGCTCCATAACAGGGATGATGGTGCTAGCTCATTGCTTGACTGGCCTACTCGGCTCAAGATTGCACAAGGAGCAAGCCTGGGCCTTTCTTATATCCATGATGCCTGCAACCCTCAAATTGTCCATCGTGACATCAAATCTGGTAATATCCTACTGGACAAAGAATTTAAAGCTTATGTTGCAGACTTTGGGCTAGCCAGATTGATCCTTCCCAACAACACTCATGTCACAACGGAGCTAGTAGGTACTATGGGTTACATCCCACCCGAGTATGGGCAAGCATGGGTTGCTACGCTGAGAGGTGATATATACAGTTTCGGAGTAGTCCTGCTTGAGCTGCTCACAGGAAGGCGACCTGTTTCAGTATTTTGTACACCCAAAGAACTTGTCCCATGGGTTCTACAGATGAGGTCTGATGGAAAGCAGATTGAGGTCCTGGATCCAACACTTCGAGGAACAGGGTATGAAGAGCAAATGCTGAAGGTGCTTGAAGCCGCTTGCAAGTGTGTTGACCATAATCAGTTCAGGAGGCCTACTATCATGGAAGTAGTCTCCTGCCTGTCCAGTATAAACGCTGATCCAGAGATGCAAAGATCAGCCAACATATAG